One part of the Methylobacterium terrae genome encodes these proteins:
- a CDS encoding RHS repeat-associated core domain-containing protein, giving the protein MGAARGAAAEEGAAAGGARAGSAVATTVGEPVSVATGEYLETWHDFLIPATLPFDGARYMGLKLPLPAGYASPLGPCQISMFDEIVANPEPGQLDVHQADGKVVRFDRPFNFLASHNAGHPHLDLRAPWLRQLELRDRRLIKHFRQDDDDIYRLARIEDLDGHAITFIRNADGVLERAEGTDGLALAFANDERGRRTGITLIGTDGARLDLARYAYDAEGRMTEATCAFGMSVDYLWQPDRDLLAAWHNRTRRSQSRFTYDSDGRVVHTATNGLWHDDRFAYDPAARRTTYLPGGAEALAQRFAYDDHHNVIAETDALGHTTARSFDEAGFETALTDPNGHTTTRTYDLWGNPKSVVDPEGRSTEYGWGPDGQLDLVVDGAGHVRRYEHDERANLVEAIDAEGNVTRHERDAGGRIVRTTFPDGSEERRSYDAHGRLTTLTDPRGGTTGYAYDAFGRQVAVTDPAGHTSRLAYEAGAGGFATPTTLVRPDGVSVSRRFAEDGVLAAVSDGEGRTWRYAYGAFDVLRAIEDPRGGTLTLSHDGEGRVVAVTNQTGHTYHLIRDAAGRVVAEEDFDGRRAAYTRDPAGRVTATRKPDGSRLTYAYDRSDRLTAIRTFAADDPDGLRPRDETHLRYDGRGLLVEASSRSARVVLERDGNGRIVSETTNGRRVESRLDGLGRRIARRIGAGQPGDSLVRIGRDPLGALASLAIDDHAPLAVTRDPLGRETRRASAKGFVLEQAFDPVGQLRHQRAGRDGRAGRAYAWDKAGAPTLIDDALFGPARYRYDGNGQVAQASFGESLTERFDYDAARNVVGVLAEGPEAGEILGALRRVEATPGGAVRVGHGPHGERVTLEHDACGRVTERRVERRGFRPKTWRYGWDIQDRLVRCETPEGAVWHYRYDAFGRRLSKVREFTEAERAWVSRRYPELVPAALRPETVLWTWPEPPRGHALHDPRPPIVGVQFLWDGDVVAEEAPLRLGGGVDWAAATRWHYEPESFVPVAKQEADGSLRYIVTDHLGTPREMFDEAGGLRWAVSLTTWGCVRRVVVPPAPDNDAGRVALYPRARVDGSVALKAEPDAGAYDCPIRFQGQWADQETGLCYNRHRYYDGIAVQYVSPDPTRLDGGFRPQAYVVDANCWIDPLGLVNSNAGFAFTQKTASPLFSSQGKFSGMTISDVAEKLRSGALTPADVPVEIIVVKGQKLIVNTRSSLALRQAGISVNDWNLMDKSSNAGVVQDMMNRLSRNGLGDVGTDTLRITGSGGRSSTLFGSGNIPRP; this is encoded by the coding sequence ATGGGCGCCGCACGCGGCGCGGCGGCTGAGGAGGGCGCGGCGGCAGGCGGGGCACGGGCAGGGTCAGCGGTCGCGACAACCGTCGGCGAACCCGTCTCCGTCGCCACCGGCGAGTACCTCGAAACCTGGCACGACTTCCTGATCCCGGCGACGCTGCCCTTCGACGGCGCGCGCTACATGGGCCTCAAGCTGCCCCTGCCCGCGGGCTATGCCAGCCCGCTCGGCCCGTGCCAGATCTCGATGTTCGACGAGATCGTCGCCAATCCCGAGCCCGGCCAGCTCGATGTCCACCAGGCCGACGGCAAGGTCGTCCGCTTCGACCGGCCGTTCAACTTCCTCGCCAGCCACAATGCCGGCCATCCCCATCTCGACCTGCGCGCCCCCTGGCTGCGCCAGCTCGAGCTGCGCGACCGCCGCCTGATCAAGCATTTCCGCCAGGACGACGACGACATCTACCGCCTCGCGCGGATCGAGGACCTCGACGGCCACGCCATCACCTTCATCCGAAACGCCGACGGGGTGCTGGAGCGGGCCGAGGGCACCGACGGGCTGGCGCTCGCCTTCGCGAACGACGAACGCGGCCGGCGCACCGGGATCACCCTGATCGGCACCGACGGCGCGCGCCTGGACCTCGCCCGCTACGCCTACGACGCCGAGGGCCGCATGACCGAGGCGACCTGCGCCTTCGGCATGTCGGTGGACTACCTCTGGCAGCCCGACCGCGACCTGCTGGCCGCCTGGCACAACCGCACCCGCCGCTCGCAGTCGCGCTTCACCTACGATTCCGACGGACGCGTCGTCCACACCGCCACCAACGGCCTCTGGCACGACGACCGTTTCGCCTACGACCCCGCCGCCCGCCGCACCACCTACCTGCCCGGCGGCGCCGAGGCCCTCGCCCAGCGCTTCGCCTACGACGACCACCACAACGTCATCGCCGAGACCGACGCCCTCGGTCACACCACCGCCCGCAGCTTCGACGAGGCCGGCTTCGAGACCGCGCTCACCGATCCCAACGGCCACACCACCACCAGGACCTACGACCTCTGGGGCAACCCGAAGAGCGTCGTCGATCCGGAAGGGCGCAGCACCGAGTACGGCTGGGGCCCGGACGGCCAGCTCGACCTCGTCGTCGACGGCGCCGGCCACGTCCGCCGCTACGAGCACGACGAGCGCGCCAACCTCGTCGAGGCGATCGACGCCGAGGGGAACGTCACCCGTCACGAGCGCGACGCGGGCGGGCGCATCGTCCGCACCACCTTCCCCGACGGGAGCGAGGAGCGGCGCAGCTACGACGCGCACGGGCGTCTCACCACCCTCACCGATCCGCGCGGCGGCACCACGGGTTACGCCTACGACGCCTTCGGCCGCCAGGTCGCGGTCACCGATCCGGCCGGGCACACCTCCCGCTTGGCCTACGAGGCGGGAGCGGGGGGCTTTGCCACCCCCACCACCCTGGTGCGCCCCGACGGGGTGAGCGTCAGCCGGCGCTTCGCCGAGGACGGGGTGCTGGCCGCGGTCAGCGACGGCGAGGGCCGGACCTGGCGCTACGCCTACGGCGCCTTCGATGTGCTCCGGGCGATCGAGGACCCCCGCGGCGGCACGCTCACGCTCTCCCACGACGGCGAGGGCCGGGTCGTGGCGGTCACCAACCAGACCGGGCACACCTACCACCTGATCCGCGACGCCGCCGGCCGGGTGGTGGCGGAGGAGGATTTCGACGGGCGGCGCGCCGCCTACACCCGCGACCCGGCCGGGCGGGTGACCGCGACGCGCAAGCCCGACGGGTCGCGGCTGACTTACGCCTACGACCGCTCCGACCGGCTGACGGCGATCCGCACGTTCGCGGCCGACGATCCCGATGGGCTGCGCCCGCGCGACGAGACGCATCTGCGCTACGACGGGCGGGGTCTGCTGGTCGAGGCGTCGAGCCGGTCGGCGCGGGTGGTGCTGGAGCGGGACGGCAACGGGCGGATCGTTTCCGAGACGACGAACGGGCGGCGGGTCGAGAGCCGTCTCGACGGGCTCGGGCGGCGGATCGCGCGGCGGATCGGGGCGGGGCAGCCGGGCGACAGCCTGGTGCGGATCGGGCGCGATCCCCTCGGGGCGCTGGCCTCGCTGGCGATCGACGACCACGCGCCGCTGGCGGTCACGCGCGACCCGCTGGGTCGGGAGACGCGGCGGGCGTCGGCCAAGGGCTTCGTGCTGGAGCAGGCGTTCGACCCGGTCGGTCAGCTGCGCCACCAGCGGGCGGGCCGGGACGGACGGGCGGGCCGTGCCTACGCCTGGGACAAGGCGGGCGCACCGACGCTGATCGACGACGCGCTGTTCGGCCCGGCGCGCTACCGCTACGACGGCAACGGCCAGGTGGCGCAGGCCTCGTTCGGCGAGAGCCTGACCGAGCGGTTCGACTACGACGCGGCCAGGAACGTGGTCGGGGTGCTGGCGGAGGGGCCGGAGGCCGGGGAGATCCTGGGGGCGCTTCGTCGGGTGGAGGCGACGCCGGGCGGTGCGGTGCGGGTCGGTCACGGCCCGCACGGCGAGCGGGTGACCTTGGAGCACGATGCCTGCGGGCGGGTGACCGAGCGGCGGGTGGAGCGGCGTGGGTTCCGGCCGAAGACCTGGCGCTACGGCTGGGACATCCAGGACCGGCTGGTGCGGTGCGAGACGCCGGAGGGGGCGGTCTGGCACTACCGCTACGACGCGTTCGGGCGCCGCCTGAGCAAGGTGCGGGAGTTCACGGAGGCGGAGCGGGCGTGGGTGTCGCGCCGGTACCCGGAACTGGTTCCGGCGGCGCTGCGACCGGAGACGGTCCTGTGGACGTGGCCGGAGCCGCCGAGGGGCCACGCCCTGCACGACCCGCGCCCGCCGATCGTGGGTGTGCAGTTCCTGTGGGACGGGGACGTGGTGGCGGAAGAAGCGCCGCTTCGTCTGGGCGGGGGCGTCGACTGGGCGGCGGCGACGCGGTGGCATTACGAGCCGGAGAGCTTCGTGCCTGTGGCCAAGCAGGAGGCGGACGGGTCGCTGCGCTACATCGTGACGGACCATCTGGGCACGCCGCGGGAGATGTTCGACGAGGCGGGGGGCCTGCGGTGGGCGGTGTCGCTGACGACGTGGGGGTGCGTGCGGCGGGTGGTGGTGCCGCCTGCGCCGGACAACGATGCGGGGCGGGTGGCGCTCTACCCGCGGGCTCGGGTGGATGGTAGCGTCGCGCTGAAGGCGGAACCGGATGCGGGGGCTTACGACTGCCCGATCCGGTTCCAGGGGCAGTGGGCGGATCAGGAAACGGGACTCTGCTATAATCGCCACCGCTACTATGATGGCATTGCAGTGCAGTATGTCAGTCCAGACCCCACACGGCTTGATGGTGGCTTCCGTCCTCAAGCTTATGTTGTAGACGCAAATTGTTGGATTGATCCACTAGGGCTAGTTAATAGCAATGCAGGATTTGCTTTCACTCAAAAAACTGCCAGTCCTTTGTTTAGCTCACAAGGAAAATTCTCTGGTATGACAATTAGCGACGTTGCAGAAAAATTGCGCTCTGGCGCGCTGACTCCAGCCGATGTGCCGGTCGAAATAATCGTCGTAAAGGGTCAAAAACTAATTGTTAACACGAGGTCTTCATTAGCGCTCAGACAGGCGGGAATAAGTGTCAATGATTGGAATTTGATGGATAAAAGTTCAAACGCGGGAGTTGTGCAGGATATGATGAATCGGTTATCAAGAAATGGTTTAGGCGATGTAGGAACTGATACTTTAAGGATAACGGGATCTGGTGGTAGGTCCAGTACTCTATTCGGAAGTGGAAACATACCTAGGCCATAG
- a CDS encoding IS3 family transposase (programmed frameshift): MRKSRFCEEQIIAVLREHDAGVKTADLCRKHGISDATLYNWKAKYGGLKVSEAARLRTLEDENRRLKKLLAEAVLDNAALKDLLGKKLTTPAARFAAVEAVIKHHGFSERRACGLLGVDRSAFQYERRPGTDDALRARLRHHAGERRRFGYRRLAMLLKREGACVNLKKVYRLYREEKLTVRRRGGRKRALGTRAPMVIPQEANQRWSLDFVSDALADGRRFRVLNVVDDHTREALATVVDTSLSGLRVVRELDRLVAERRLPAMVVSDNGTELTSTAVLRWAQERGVEWHYIAPGKPMQNAFVESFNGRLRDECLNEHVFGTLFEARRIIDAWRIDYNTARPHTSLAGLTPMEFAAKASALAMQQTGGTAPRGGSMPPACCSPAPQGAEQEQT, encoded by the exons ATGCGCAAGAGCCGGTTTTGCGAGGAGCAAATCATCGCGGTGCTCCGCGAGCATGACGCGGGCGTGAAGACCGCCGATCTGTGCCGGAAGCACGGGATCAGCGATGCGACACTGTACAACTGGAAAGCCAAGTACGGCGGTCTGAAGGTGTCCGAGGCAGCGCGACTGCGCACCCTGGAGGATGAGAACCGGCGGCTGAAGAAGCTGCTGGCCGAGGCCGTGCTCGACAACGCGGCCCTGAAGGATTTGCTGG GCAAAAAACTGACCACGCCCGCCGCACGGTTTGCTGCTGTCGAAGCCGTGATCAAACATCACGGCTTCTCGGAACGGCGTGCGTGCGGGCTTCTCGGGGTAGACCGCTCGGCTTTCCAATATGAGCGCAGGCCCGGCACCGATGACGCGCTACGAGCTCGGCTGCGCCACCATGCGGGCGAGCGCCGCCGGTTCGGCTACCGGCGGCTGGCGATGTTGCTCAAACGGGAGGGGGCGTGCGTGAACCTGAAGAAGGTCTACCGGCTCTATCGAGAGGAGAAGCTCACCGTGCGCCGTCGCGGCGGACGCAAGCGAGCACTTGGGACCAGAGCACCGATGGTGATCCCACAGGAGGCCAACCAGCGCTGGTCATTGGACTTCGTCAGCGACGCGCTCGCCGACGGGCGGCGCTTCCGCGTCCTGAACGTCGTCGACGACCACACCCGCGAGGCGCTGGCGACGGTGGTGGACACCTCGCTCTCGGGCCTGCGCGTCGTGCGCGAGTTGGACCGGCTCGTTGCCGAGCGTCGTTTGCCTGCCATGGTGGTGAGCGACAACGGCACCGAACTCACCTCGACCGCTGTCCTGCGCTGGGCTCAGGAACGAGGCGTTGAATGGCACTACATCGCGCCGGGCAAGCCGATGCAGAACGCCTTCGTGGAGTCGTTCAATGGGCGATTGCGCGACGAATGCCTGAACGAACATGTCTTCGGCACGTTGTTCGAGGCGCGTCGCATCATTGATGCTTGGCGGATCGACTACAATACCGCCCGACCACACACGAGCCTCGCCGGGCTGACCCCGATGGAGTTCGCCGCCAAGGCCAGTGCCCTCGCGATGCAACAGACTGGGGGCACTGCGCCGCGTGGGGGCTCCATGCCCCCAGCCTGTTGCTCACCCGCCCCGCAAGGGGCAGAACAGGAACAGACCTAA
- a CDS encoding CsbD family protein — MANEAVGNVKQGIGSATGNEKLQAEGKAQELKGEAQKTTGDVKDGIKNAADTVKSKL, encoded by the coding sequence ATGGCCAACGAGGCGGTAGGCAACGTGAAGCAGGGCATCGGCAGCGCCACCGGCAACGAGAAGCTTCAGGCCGAGGGCAAGGCCCAGGAGCTCAAGGGCGAGGCTCAGAAGACCACTGGTGACGTCAAGGACGGCATCAAGAACGCCGCCGACACGGTGAAGAGCAAGCTCTGA